One Ignavibacteria bacterium genomic window, AACATTTGCAATAACCGGAGCGACTGGTTTGGTAGGTTCTCTGCTCCATAAAAAATTAGTTTCAGAGAAACAAAACGTAATCGTTTTAACAAGGGATCTTTCCAAAATCAGAGAGAATATCACAGGCACGAAATATTTAAGATGGGATACTTACGATAACTCCTTGTGGAAAAATGTGATGAACGAAGCAGATGTTGTTGTACACTTAGCCGGCACTCCAATTATCGAAAAAAGATGGACAGAAGAAAGGAAAAAAACAATATATGAAAGCA contains:
- a CDS encoding NAD-dependent epimerase/dehydratase family protein, whose protein sequence is MKTFAITGATGLVGSLLHKKLVSEKQNVIVLTRDLSKIRENITGTKYLRWDTYDNSLWKNVMNEADVVVHLAGTPIIEKRWTEERKKTIYESRVKSTQVIVDAIACSEKKPELLIVSSGVNYYGSNWEEIFTEE